From the Echeneis naucrates chromosome 7, fEcheNa1.1, whole genome shotgun sequence genome, the window tatatatatatatatatacatacatacatacatacatgtattgacatatatgtatatgtcAATACATGATGGATGAGCACTGAGCAGATAATGGTGGAATGACTTTCTTGTTGAAAATAGTTTCCTATAAAAGGgcctattcatttatttgatggCTGTTAAAAACCACAGCAAACAGAACATACCTGTCCCATGAAATTACTGATATTGATATTCAATTCTTTAGCATGCATAAATTTATATAGAttatataaatttataaagagtttggtcgagacctgctatatgtaaagtgccttgatgtaactttgttatgatttggcgctatacaaataaatctgatttgatttgatttgatttgataaatggAAATGACTATCAGAGATGCAGGATGGATTGTGTTGGTTTTAGTCTTTCAttgaaaatgctaaataatgTGTAATTAGGGTTGTAAGCCATAAGGTGACATCAGAAAATTCATTATGAATTAAATCAAAAAGGAATTGCTAAATACAAAGAATGCCACACAGATAATATTTAACTACCAACTGAACAAATACTGTAATGCTCAAAAATCTGCCTCAGTTGGAGTGCTCGTTAGAACTGTCTCACATCACTACTATAGCTCATGATCATGAGACTATCAAATATTATGTGAGTGAGGTGCTCCCATCAATGTTGCTATTGGATACCAGGCTGACAGCTGTTGAAGTGCTGCCACTGTGAGCATCATGCAACAGAAATCAAGTCAAAATAATGAATACCTATTATGATCTGAACCCCTATTGCTTAAAAGAAttagaatttcttttttatttcttggaaaaaaaaacttttatagACATATATAAAGCCTattaaggttgttttttttttcaacacacaaacacacacaattagaATAGGACAGTCGTTAATATATACTGTTCACAGTCTGGATCAATTTTCTGTAACAGACCAGACAATCAAAATTAAATTGCAACCATTTGATACAGTACCTGATTGTAGTGATTGTAAATGTTGACATGATTCTTATGGAAGGTCATTCTCAGGTATGTTCCAATAGCATCAACATGGACTGACTTCAGCTCCCGAGCTTTGAAACCTGTCTTTTCATTGTCTGACAAAGACACATACCTGTGGCGAGAGCACAGTGTTACTTGTCTAATTTCTCTGCGGTCATACAgtttaacacattaaaatgcactgttttattttaatacatattGAATGCTCaccagaaaaagacagaagaggatAATGGTCATTTGATCACTTCTTAACTAtgatctttgtttatttttgtgtacgCTATAACATCCCACTCTCCCACACCATCTAGCATTAACCCATATGTTTTAGTTAAAATACACATCAGGGCCAAAACTGAGTCTGGCCTGGTTTGCAGTCACACCCGAGTCTCCGAAGTTGCCCTGGGAACCCTGTGCCACTGGTTTCAGGGAGCGTGTCTCCAATGTGGAACTCGACCTTAGCTGGGATTAGGAACTGGTGGGCCAGCAGTTGAAGCTTCCTCACCCTACTTCTCTCCACCAGCTGGAGGGTGATGTGTTGAGGGTAAGAGCACAGCCTGCAGAATATATGATTCACATAAtattgaggttttttttaaagaggaaaagactttgtttttatctatgcatttatttttgactAGAaatcttagaaaaaaaaaaaagctgtttaaaataaatgtctgtatTACTTTTTCTTGTTGCCAAAGTGCTTTGTTTATGTACCTGTTGGATCTCCAGCCATTGACTGTGGGTGCATGGACCATGAGTTCCTTGGCAGTGAAGTTGTCCTCATGACTTGAAGAGTTGACCACGATGAATCCTATCTTCCTGGGCATGCCTCTGATGGACACTGAGAGAACgcaaatataatataattaatatattaatCTAATCTAATGCAAATGCAATTCTGCTTCTTTTAAATATGCCAGGACAATCCATGTTTTTAATGAACACCTGTAAGTTAGACTGTGAACGTTTGTTCGACACCTAACATACAGTGGTATGAAAAAGTATGTGAACCCTTTGGAATTATCCAGTTTTCTGCATtaactgtaataataaaatgtgattcaatgtacattcattcattcattcatcttcaaccgcttatccgtttccggatCGTCATGTTTTACTAACATGACATTAAAATTTCATGTGTTTAATGAATACATCCATCAAAGATTCACACTGCTGGTGGACAAAGTAAGTAAACCCTTATATTAATGACTCCCAAAAAAGAGTCAAGAGTTAGCAAACCTTCATTTCAGACAATGAAACAAGATTGGGGCAAGGTGTAGAGCTACTTTGACCTATAAAAAATACTCaaaccttttgtgttttctattcACAAGAagcacctgctgctgtgaaTCATGCCTGGACTGACTGGAACGGGTTACAAGTCATCTCACAGACTTTAGGTATTCACCAATCTACAGTTAGACAAATTGTCTGCAAACGGAGACTATGTAATATTTTAGGTACTCTCCCTAAAGGTGGAGACCCACTCAAGTTGACaccaaaaacagcacaaaatgcTCAGTGAGGTAAAACAGAACCCTGGTCTAACAGCTGAAGACTTGAAGAAAAATCACTGGAACTGGTTTAGATCTCTGTTCACGAGTCTACCACATGCGAAACACTGAACATGTGTGGTGTCCATGGCGTCACACGGTGTTGCACACCCGAAACTTGCCAAAGACCATCTTTAAATTTCACAATGTTACAGGGAAATTTTTGTGGactaataaaataaaggttGAATTTTTTGGGAAGAAGTGCTATGTAAGCCATAAAGACAGCACTGCATACCTGCGTGACGCCTTCATCCCAACAGTGAAGTATAGTGGAGGGAGCATCATGATTTGGGGCGGCTTTCCCACCTCTAGGCCTGGACAGTTTGCCATTATCAAGGGGAAAATGAATTCCTAAGCTTGCCAAGATATCCTACAGGATAATGTCAGGGTGGCTCCAAATACAAGGGTTCACTTACTTTTTTCCAATAGCACTGCTAATGTTTAATATATGTTAAAGcagattgtgtttgtctgttcttGGGACTTAGATGTACTTTGGATCACATTTTATGACCAATTAATGCAGATAGTAGATATTCCAACGGGTTCACATACTCTTTCTTGCCACTGTATGGGCTTTATTACTCTGAATTAAAACACTGGAGAAATACATAGGTCTCTTAAAGCAATGATAAAAACTATAATTTTAGtaacaaaaaaaggaagtcaCCCTTATCCGACTATTTAGCCAACCACATTTCTGACGCATTTACACTAATTACAGCAAGACGAAATATATTGAATATTTATGCAACACAAATTTGGTGCTCAGAAACTTAACAGTGATTTATAGTTTAAAAGTAATTACAATACAAAAAGGTTATTTCATTCTATGAATAAAATAGCATTAGGATTATAAAATACGGTTTAGTTTGGTAGCAAATAATGCATGCAAATAACTAAGTGTACAAAATGGCTGTAGGTTAAAGGCAAAGGCAGAAAATattaacccccacccccacccccacaaaaCAGAGGCGTCCTTTTCGCCACTTCAGCATGTTGGGCGGTGGGCTTAGCTAACAGTTAAGACCTCAACCCCCCCAACACAGCTAGCCTAACAGTAGCTAAGTATTTTCACATGCTAAAATCCAATAAATGCCCTGACAGCTGTCATTCGCTGGTTCCTGACCTTTATTTGAGTAATACTTGGAgtaagaaaatgtttctttcctcCTGTAGCAGAGATATCTTACCACAAACATCACCGTAACGTTGACAGACCGTACTCCTGTTCCATCACCATAACCACCGTTGACAACAACCAACGCGGTCATGCGCAGTGGTAGTATTACGTCAGTCGCAATGGATTGTGgttgatttagtttttacagTGTCGTTAGCGCAACGGCTGTTTTAAGCCCGGTCGTGCCGGGATACGTACACACGCCTGGTTGCATacgtgctgttgttttttttttttttgtttgtttgtttgtttttttaagtacaCACAAGGACGATGGTTATATTcgtaaatattaaaaaatgtgtgttgtttaaaAATGCTTTCCACAACTTCTTCCTGGTGCACGGAGATCTGCAGCAAGCGGCCAATGAAAGAAGCGATAATGCATCGGGAAGTAAAACAGCTCTACAAAATAAAGCCACAAGAGATGCTCCTACTAAATACCTTTAAATTAACTAATTCCTGTTCAACTATTTATATAAAGTACTTTCGACACAAAATCTAAAGTTTTACACCAGTACATGATAACGGGCTAAAACTGCAGTTACACGTTGcattaaaattagtttttatttcttctgtatGGCTGTCATTACTCAAttcttattttatgttttgaaattTTTTCTGCACGCGGTGACAGATATGCACCGTTATcataataatttatttagaaaaaaggAAGCGGAAGTCGTTTCGTGCTGTGTACTAACCTCACCCCGGCAGGGAGCAGGCAGTATGGGCGACACGGAGAAATGGCCAGAAATAGAGAAAGCTGCCGCAGAGAAGAGGCGTGAGCTGGTCTTACAGGGTCCTGCTGTCGACAGCAGGATTTCCTCTCATGGGGGGCTCACGGCGTCCGTCTATTCCCTCACACTGTTGAATTATCTGGAAGTCAGCCAGTGTCCGAGTTTGACAGAGATCCACGAGGACATCCAGCGCCTGACCAGCCTCCAGAGCCTGATCCTTTGCCGGAACAAACTGGCCTCCATCCCCGATGTCATCGGCAACCTCAAGTCCCTGAAGGTCCTGGATCTGTCCGTCAACAACCTGACGGTCTTACCGGAGGGCATCGGccagctgaaggagctgaacACGCTGAACGTGAGCTGTAACGGGCTGGAGGTCCTGCCCGAGGGGCTGAGTCGGTGCACCAAGCTCTCCACCATCAACATCTCCAAGAACCACATCACCGCCTTACCTGCTGATTTCTACTCGGAGCGGCTGGATCTCCTCAGCAGCCTGGTGGCCTCGGACAACTCCATCCAGCAGCTGAGTGGAGACGTTTCTAAGCTATCTGCTCTGAAGGTGGGCCGGGCATCACCCCCAGCCTGGTGGTGTTTTACTGCCCGAGCTTAGCTCTCGGTTAGGCCCACAGGAGGACACAGTGATGAGTGTATGATTGAGACAATTCAGCTTGATCTGTTTACTTCCTGAGGAcaacttcagttttattttactgtactTTCTGACTCAtggtgtaacacacacaggtcttcttgtgtttatttgtgtctaTCATCATGAGACCCTGATAAACAATAATATCCCACACACTGTAGAACAAGAAGTTCATCTTAATATGTagtgtcattttaatttggtaCCCCATCCCCCACAGTGAAACTAAGCTGgcaaataatattaataataataatacatttatttataaagcgcTGTACAGCAAGTAGAATATGAGGATAGAAGCATATTGAAACAATGCCAGTAAAAATGAGTAGAGAGCTGATTAtaaccataaaataaattaaaataaaaattacaattaaaataaactaaaaataaaataaaaaattaataaattaattaaaacatacacaatcaAGAGTTGTATGTCAAatgaaacaaggaaaaaatgTCCACTGAACTGGCCACTGAAGGGGACTGTGGAAAATGCTCCTTTGAATCAAAGCTGTATCTGGGCTTATACTGTATAAGTATATAAGTATGCTATATAACTATATAAGTTCGAAACGATGTTtatgtggttttgttgttgttgtcttctcTGTGCCGATCCTTCCAGGTTCTGGATCTCTCTTGCAACAAGCTGAGCGATATCCCTTCTGATCTGAGTGAGTGCCCCAAGCTAAAGGAGATTAACTTCAAAGGCAACAAGCTGAATGACAAGCGTCTGGAGAAGATGGTCAACGGTTGTCAGACCAAGTCCATCCTTGAGTACctcagaggaaaaggaagacagGGAGAGGATGGAGGTGATGCAGACGTTGGACGCAATGCAgacaagaggaaaaagcagcagaggaagaagaaagggaaggtCACAGAAGAACAGGATGAGGTGGATGAACTGAACAAAATGGTGGTGAAGGTTCTCCACGTTTCTGACACCCCCACAGCGCTCACAGTCAAAGTTACTGCAGAGGTCAAAGATGTTCGTCCATACTTGGT encodes:
- the lrrc47 gene encoding leucine-rich repeat-containing protein 47 yields the protein MGDTEKWPEIEKAAAEKRRELVLQGPAVDSRISSHGGLTASVYSLTLLNYLEVSQCPSLTEIHEDIQRLTSLQSLILCRNKLASIPDVIGNLKSLKVLDLSVNNLTVLPEGIGQLKELNTLNVSCNGLEVLPEGLSRCTKLSTINISKNHITALPADFYSERLDLLSSLVASDNSIQQLSGDVSKLSALKVLDLSCNKLSDIPSDLSECPKLKEINFKGNKLNDKRLEKMVNGCQTKSILEYLRGKGRQGEDGGDADVGRNADKRKKQQRKKKGKVTEEQDEVDELNKMVVKVLHVSDTPTALTVKVTAEVKDVRPYLVCCVVRGMNLKSGNALKRFLVAQTKLHDELCDKRTTATIATHDVQLLKGPLVYDVKPPTQLKITPLGRKEMTAVELIRHLHLEAEELRKQKKRQNVTGLHRYLELLRGASVYPCLVDAEGHVISFPPITNSEKTKIRKTTKELFLEVTSSTSLQTCKDVMDALIVKMAELNKFTAEHREEVGSDGERDGPPEPATSGNGSSELVVQQVRTVDQDGNLKVVYPSKTDLAKDTSNLTIIW